The genomic DNA CAACGCGATCTTGCCAATTAAGCGCCAGTTTAGTCACAAACTTATTGGCCTCAATGTGGTTAAGGATCTCTTCACTTTGTAAGTCCTGTTGCTTACAGCGAATGATACCACCATCCTCTAACGCAGATTTTAATTCAGCTTCCGCTAAGATTTCGAATCCGCTAGGTTGGCTATCTCCTTTAACCCACTCTGTTAGTGTCGTCTCAACCGGTTTTTCTGGTAGGGCTGGGACCACAGGCAAACTGCCAATCGTTTTGCGCAATAACGCTAATGCGTCTTCCGCTTTTTTAGCGCTAGATGCATCGACAACAATCACGCCATCTTCAATGGATACAAGCAAATAGGTCAGTTGGCTACGCGTAAAGGCTCTTGGCAATAAGTCGATAAGCACTTCATCTTTGATGGTATCGCGTTCTGTTTTCTTTAAACGGCGATTTTCTTGTGCTTCAAGCAGATCCACTTTATTGGATACCGCATCATTAATGACAGAGGCAGGGAGTAACTTCTCTTCTTTTTTTGCACATAGCAGAATACGGTTTTGTGCTACATGACTTAATAGTTGATCTTGACCTGGCATCGCATATGACCAGCCAAATTTTTGCTTGTCTTGACTGCCACAAGGTTTGAATTGAAATTCTTTGAGTTGTTCTTCAAGTGTTTCGATTTGAATCTCTACTTCACGGTTGAAGCGGTAGACGAGGCAATTTTTAAACCACATGTCGTGTCTCTGTTTTGCTATGGGAAAAGTTTATAATAAGGAAGGTTTGTCCCAGTGCCTAATACAAAATTCATGTTAAAGCATGAATTTATTATGATCTTTTGTTTTCAACGGACACAAAAGTGTCATAATTTATCGGGATAATGTGCGCAGTGAACAAATTACAGAGGTTGTTAGAAAGATGTCTAGAAGAATCCTAGTGGTAGAGGATGAAGCGCCAATTCGTGAAATGCTTTGTTTTGTTTTAGAGCAAAAGGGCTACGAGACAACAGAAGCAGAAGATTACGACACGGCGATCAGTATGCTAAAAGAACCCTTCCCAGATCTTATTCTTTTAGATTGGATGCTACCTGGTGGCACAGGCATCAATTTCATCAAGCATTTAAAACGTGATGAAATGACACGTAGCATTCCAGTGGTAATGTTAACTGCGCGTGGAGAAGAGGAAGATAAAGTGAAAGGGCTTGAAGTGGGCGCTGATGACTACATCACTAAACCCTTTTCACCAAAGGAACTCGTCGCTCGCCTTAAAGCGGTTATTCGCCGTGCATCGCCGACTTCAACTGAAGATGCCATTGATGTAAAAGGGCTCAAGTTAGACCCAGTTTCTCATCGTGTAACCGCGCATGAACAGCCCCTTGATATGGGGCCAACAGAGTTTAAAATGCTGCACTTTTTCATGACTCACCAAGAGCGTGTGTATAGCCGCGAGCAATTATTAAATCATGTTTGGGGCACCAATGTGTACGTGGAAGACAGAACAGTAGATGTGCATATTCGTCGTTTACGCAAAGCACTAGAGGCCTCTGAGCATCATAAATTGGTTCAAACTGTACGTGGTGCAGGTTACCGTTTCTCGACTAAAGCCTAACCTAGTAACGGGTTGGACTCTGGAGTAGATTTTTAGATGGTAGAAAAACTGACATGGAGGAAGCTGGCTTTGGAGCTGGCTTTTTTTTACACCCCTTGGGTTTTACTCGGATGGTTTGTAGGTTTCATGCCGTGGATGCTGTTAATTGCAACAGCATTGCAATTAGGCTGGCATTTGCACAACCAAATTCGATTTTCACAATGGTTATGGAACGATAAACGCCTTTCTCCGCCTTCAAGCTCAGGTAACTGGGAGCCTCTTTTTAATGGCATGTATCGTTTACAGCAGCGTCAACGCCGCAAAAGAAAAGAGCTAACGGGCCTGATTCGTCGCTTTAGAAATGGGGCAGAGTCGTTGCCGGATGCCGTGGTTGTCTTTCGTGATGAAGGGAATATTGTTTGGTGTAACCGCTTAGCGCAACAATTGCTGGGTTTCCGCTGGCCTGAAGATACCGAGCTACCGATAACGAATCTGCTGCGTACTCCCGACTTTATTAAGTATCTCAATAAAAATGACTTTTCTGAGCCTTTGGAGATCCGCTCGCCATTAAATGTTGAGCGAATTCTCGAATTACGTATTGTGCCATATACCGATGGTGAGCACTTGATGGTAGTACGTGATGTTTCGCAGTTAAAAACACTGGAAGGAATGCGCCGTAATTTCTTTGCTAATGTCTCCCATGAATTGCGCACGCCAATGACGGTGTTGCAAGGTTACTTAGAGATGACAGCGGACCCTGATATGTTGATCGGTCCAATGTGGCCGAAAGCTCATGGCGTCATGACTGAGCAATTAAATAGAATGAATAGCTTAGTCAATCAACTGCTCACCTTATCTAAGATTGAAGCCGCTCCTATGGGAGGGGGGGAGGATTTGGTTGATGTGCCTCGTATGCTGACGGTTTTAGAAAAAGAAGCGCAGGCGTTAAGTGGTAATAACGAACACAAGTTACAGTTTGATATTGATACATCTCTGAAAGTGCTGGGCGATGACGATCAACTACGCAGTGCCATCTCTAACCTTGTTTATAATGCAGTGAAATACACACCTGCGGGTTCAAATATTCATGTGACCTGGCGCGAAACAGCTCAAGGAGCGTTACTGCAAGTTGCCGATACGGGGGATGGGATCGAGCCTCAGCATTTACACCGATTGACTGAACGTTTTTATCGTGTCGATAAAGATCGCTCAAGAGAAACTGGAGGCAGCGGTTTGGGGCTGGCGATAGTTAAGCATACTCTTAGCCATCACGACTCTCAGTTAGTCATCCATAGTGAGGTGGGCAAAGGGAGTCAGTTCTCGTTTGTGTTGCCAAAACGTTTGATCGCTCGGGAAGTTGTAGAGTCGTGATAAAAGGGTATATTTTAGCGTTATCACTGCTTATAGCGTCGTTTTATAGTGTGTCAGCGCCATTGTCAGACTACAAAACCAGCCCTGGCATCTCTGGCAATTTGTCATCAGTAGGTTCTGACTCATTAGCGGGTATTGTCACAACATGGGCTGAAGAGTTTTCTGCTTTATATCCCAGTGTCAATGTTCAAGTACAGGCATCTGGAAGTTCAACGGCCGTTCCTGCATTAACTCAAGGCACCGCGCAGTTTGGTCCTATGAGCCGAAAAATGCAGCCCAGTGAAATTGCCGCCTTTGAGCATGAGTATGGCTATGCACCAACAGAGCTAGTGGTAGCTTTGGATGCCTTAGGGGTGTTTGTTCATCAAGATAATCCCATAAAAGGACTCAATTTTATTGAGTTGGATGCCATTTTTTCAGCTACGTATTTTTGCGGTACAGAGCGCCCGATTAAGACTTGGAGCGATTTAGGCGTTCACCAGCCATGGGGCAAACTCAAAATACAGAAATTTGGGCGTAACCCTGTGTCCGGTACGCACGGTGTGTTTAAAAGTAAAGTATTGTGTGGTGGGGATTTTGATCGCTCCGTTAATGAACTTCTTGGTGGCACATCGGTGATACAAGGGGTAGCATCATCCGTGTCATCTATTGGTTACTCTGGAGTCGCATCAAAAGTGGTGGGAACGCGTTTATTGCCTATTGCAGAATATGGCGATAATTATACATTGCCGACCCCAGACAATATTATTAGTGGTAAGTACCCACTTAGCCGCAAACTATACCTGTATGTGAATAAACAACCGAATAAACCATTGCCACGTACTCAAAGTGAATTCATTCGTTTTATCTATTCAAAAAATGGACAGCAAGCCGTTCATCGAGAAGGGTATATCTCTATTTCTAGTCTGTTTGCAGAAAGAGAGTTAGCGAAGGTTGATCTAAAACTATAAGAAATACGCAATAAAATGAGTGGATGAATCTCGGCACATGGGGTCAGGGAATGGAATGATTTAAATGACCGGCACATTGGTGCTATTAGTTAGGATGTCAAATGTCGAGATTACATGCGCGAGTTCAGAAGAAGCTAAAATTAAATGAATAAGGCTCCATCATTGTTAAAAGAGACCAATAAGTCTCGCTTGGTCAAAGATAAACTCATCGCCGGATTAATACGTGCGAGCGGTTTAGGTATGTTAGTCGGCTTGTTTGGCATTCTTATTTACTTTATTACAGAAGCGCTCCCTGTATTTAGCCCTTCAAGCTACCAGCAGTCTGATTATCAACTTCCGGTTGATGGTCGAACATTGCAGCATTTTCACATTGATAATTCGGCTGATAACGCCATTGCGATTAACCGTAGTGGGGAAGTGCTCTATTTCTCTATAGCCGGTCAGGTCAAACTGCTACAAAAAACCGTAATCCAAGAAAACCCCGCTGCCATTGCGATGAATAGTCGTAAACCTTGGGTAGCGATGTTGGATAACAAAGGCGGCTTAGATGTGGTGCTACCAGAATTTAAAACCTCTCAACCACACAGTGGTAAACACACAGAGCCTAAGTTGGTAGTGGACAAATCATTATCGAACTTACGCTTTATAACGCCAAATTTTGAGGCTAAGTATTTAGGCTTTACCTTGTTATCAGAGGGAGCCGTTATTGCTAGAGCAAACCGTCATGCAGTAGAAATACTGGATTATGTGCAGAGTGAATCGGCAAAGGCGGTCACTAACATTACTCGATTACCCCATCGTTTCGATAATTTATCGGGGATATTTATCACCAATAATGGATTGCATGTAGTGGTGTTAGATGGCAAGCAGAATTGGCTATTCTCTCGTCACACTACCAATGATGCCTTTTCCTTGGCCTACCGACACATTGAAACGGTGCCTAATGACTTTCAGCGAGAGTTTGCGTTTATCAATGGAGATAAGGGAGCGATAGTCTCTAGCCCTAGCCATGAGGTTGAATTTTGGTTTTTGGCCTTTCACAATGAAAAACGCTTACGTTCAGAGCGTACATACCCAATAGGTTCAAAGGTACTAGATATTTTACCTGAGCATACGAATAAAGGTTTTTGGGCTATGGGGGGCGATGGTTCGTTTAAGTTATTCTATGCCACTCGTACTAAGCCAGTGTTGAGTATAGACCCGCATCCCATTCCTTTACTTAGTACGTTATCGGCCAATGATCGCTACCTTGTGAGCGTCTACCAAGACAAACTGGTTAAATTTGCTATTAATGCTCCTCACCCTGAAATATCGTTAAAAGAACTGACGCAGAAAGTGCAATACGAAGGGTACTCTGAGCCAGATTATGTTTGGCAAACATCAGCATCTGCTGAAGAAGTTGAGCCTAAGTTTAGTCTGGTTCCTCTAGTCTTTGGCACTTTAAAAGCCGCGTTCTACGCTATGTTGTTTTCGGTACCTATTGCGGTGTTAGGTGCGGTGTATACGGCTAACTTCATGTCGACGAGAATGCGAAATACCATAAAGCCAGCCATAGAGTTAATGGAAGCCTTGCCGACTCTAGTTATCGGTTTTTTAGCCGCCACTTGGTTGGCTCCCATTATGGAGAAAAACCTGCTGGCTTTCATGCTTAGCATTGTGGTTATCCCTTTAACAGCATTAGCTTGTGGTGGCATCTGGGCGGTACTGCCTGTGCGGGTTAAAACACAAGTACCTAAAGGATTGCATTTGGTAACCTTGTTACCTGCAATTGTATTGATTTGGTGGATTCTATTTCAGGTTTCTCCTTACATTGAAAAGTTTTTCTTTGATGATGGCTTACTTTATTTCTTGGCCAAGAATGGCTGGGATTATCAGCAACGCAATACTTTGATCGTTGGTATAGCCATGGGGTTTGCGGTGATCCCTACTATTTTTACCATTGCAGAAGATGCCATTTTCTCTGTGCCTAAGCACCTATCTAATGGGGCATTAGCTTTAGGGGCGACAGAGTGGCAAACCTTAACGCGGGTTGTGCTATTAACCGCCAGTCCCGGAATTATATCGGCAATTATGTTAGGGCTAGGGCGAGCTATGGGAGAGACTATGATAGTGCTGACTGTCACGGGCAATACTCCGATAACAGACTGGAATGTTTTTGAAGGGTTACGTTCGTTGACGGCGACAATTGCCACTGAGTTGCCGGAATCTAAGGTAGGCAGTTCTCATTATCGTTTATTGTTTCTTTCTGCACTGATTTTGTTTTTGTTTACCTTTATCGTGAATAGTGTTGGCGAGAGTGTACGTCAGCGTCTTCGCGATAAATACCGATCTCTATAGGCAGGGTGTACTGAGTGATTAATTGGTTTAAATCGGGAAAACCTTGGATATGGCTGACCTCAATGGCGGTCACCATCAGTATTCTATCTATGCTTGCTGTACTCCTTTTTATTGGCTGGAAAGGGATGAGCCATTTTTGGCCTCATAATGTTTATCAGTGGCAAAACTCCGCAGGACAATCCCTAATTGGTCAAGTGTATCAAAGAGAGCAGGTGCCTTGGTCTCAAATCTCTGCAGCACAACGGCAACAGGTACCGAAACAATTACGTACAGAGTTAGCGGAGCAGTCATTGCCAACGATTGAAAGGTTGATGATTAAGGTAGCCAATCGAGATCTCTATGGAGGTGCGTTTGTTTCTGAGTTTTCTTATGCTTGGTCTCAGCCTGTATTGAACCCAGATATTGTGGTGATGGACAGAACTCGAGGCGGTCAGTTTTTTGGCCAAGTGGTGGCCGTTGAAGAAAAGGGTGAAAAAACACAGCAGATTCAATCACCACAACAGATCAAAACACTCCTAGCGAGCACTCGTATTGCACGTAATAAAATCGAGCATATTATAGAGCAGCAGGTTGAACCTGCCGCAGAAGCGTTACTAAAAAATAAACAGATATTGCAGCGTCTGCAAAAAGATGGTTCAGCAGACATTGAACGTATCGACAGACTGGTGGCTAAAACCAATACGTTAAATAACCAGCGAGACGCAGCAGAACAACAAATTGAACAGATACGTGAACAAGTAGAGCAACGTATGCTGGTGGTGAAGGATATGAATAATGACCTTCATAGAATCAGCTTTTCTACCATTTTAGATGCATGGTACCCAAACCAAATGACACTGTTTGACAAGCTAGGTCATTGGGTTAAACAAGGGGCTATGTTTCTGATTGATGAACCAAGAGAGTCTAACTCTGAAGGGGGCGTATTTCCGGCGATTTTTGGCACCATATTGTTAGTGCTACTAATGTCTGTTGCGGTTATGCCTCTAGGGGTATTAGCGGGGCTGTATCTCCATGAGTACGCACATAATAATTGGCTTACTCGTTTGATTCGCATTACGGTTCAAAACTTAGCGGGTGTCCCCTCCATAGTCTATGGTGTGTTTGGCTTAGGATTCTTTGTTTACACTTTAGGGGGAAGTATTGATGACCTCTTTTATGCCGATAATCTACCCGCCCCGACCTTTGGTACTCCTGGCTTATTGTGGGCATCTTTAACCTTAGCCATGCTAACGCTACCGGTTGTTGTTGTGACGATTGAAGATGGATTATCGCGTATACCCAAATCGGTTCGCGACGGCGCTTTTGCGCTGGGTGCCACCAAATCAGAGACCATTTTTAGAGTCGTCTTGCCTATGGCTTTACCAGCGGTATTGACCGCATTGATCTTAGCGGTGGCGAGAGCGGCGGGTGAAGTGGCACCGCTGATGCTTGTTGGGGTAGTGAAACTAGCACCGAGCTTGCCCATTGATGGTCAGTTTCCCTATATACATTTAGAGAGAAAGTTCATGCATTTAGGTTTTCATATTTATGATGCAGGCTTTCAAACAACCAATTTAGAGGGGGCTAAATCTTTGGTTTATGCGACCTCTATGTTGTTAGTGACTGTAATTATTGGTTTAAATTTAATTGCGATACGCATACGTAATTCTTTGCGTAACAGTTATAAAAACTTAGGATTTGACGAACATGTATTCTAGTCCCGCAACCATCAATGTGTTACGACCTTTTGATGTGGCTAATTTGCCAAAGGATAAAACTGCGATAGAAATAGAAAATTTAAATCTCTATTATGGTCAGAAGCAGGTCCTGCATAATATTTCTATGCGGATACCCAAAGGAAAAGTCACCGCCTTTATTGGTCCGTCAGGTTGTGGTAAGTCTACGATCATGCGTTCTATTAACCGAATGAACGACTTGATAGAGGGCTGTAAAGTTGAGGGGGCTATTCGCTTATTAGGTACGGATATTAATAGTGATGATGTGGATGTGTCAGCACTAAGGCGAACCGTAGGTATGGTGTTTCAGCGGCCCAATCCTTTCCCTAAAACCATTTATGAAAATGTCGTGTTTGGACTGCGTTTGCAAGGCATTAGAAATAGCCGAGTGCTGGATGATTGCTGTGAGCACGCCCTGCGTGGTGCTGGCTTATGGACAGAAGTTAAGAACCGGTTGCATGAAAGTGCGGTGAGCTTGGCTGCCGGTCAGCAGCAGCGGTTAGTTATTGCGCGAGCCATCGCCATTGAGCCAGAAGTATTACTATTGGATGAACCCACTTCGTCTTTAGATCCTATCTCAACCTTAACCATTGAAGAGTTGATTAATGATCTGAAAAAGAAATATACCGTGGTAATCGTGACCCATAACATGCAACAGGCCGCGAGGGTGAGCGACTATACCGCCTTCGTACACATGGGACGAATTGTTGAGTATGCGGATACAGATAGCGTATTTACCTCACCAAAAGAGAAAAAAACCGAAGACTACATTACCGGTCGAATTGGATAAGGAACAGTAACTTAGATGCAAACAGGTCGTCATATATCAGGGCAATACAATGTTGAACTTGAGGCCATTCGTAGCCATGTTTTAACCATGGGGGGGCTGGTGGAACAGCAACTGGCGTACGCGTTACGCGCCTTGGTGAATCAAGATTATGAGTTGGCGAAAAAAGTGATGGCTGAAGATCATAATGTGAATGCCATGGAAGTGGTTATTGATGATGCATGCACTAGGATAATAGCGAGACGTCAACCAACAGCGGGCGATCTAAGATTGGTTATGTCGATCATTAAAACGATTTCAGCGCTAGAAAGCATTGGCGATGTTGCTTCGCGACTTGCACGCACCTCACTAGATAATAGAAGCGCCGATCCTAGATACCAAAACTCTCTTGAGCCCCTTTGTCGTTTAGCGATCAATATGCTTCATCAAGTGCTTGATGCTTTTGCTCGCTTAGATATTGATGCCGCCGCTCATATTTATGAGATGGACGATCAAGTGGATGAGGCGTATCAGAATATCATTCGTCAATTGACTCAATATATGATGGATGAGCCTGCATTGATCCCAGCCATATTACAGGTGATGTGGTCGGCGCGAGCCATCGAGCGAGTCGGGGACAGATGCCAAAATATTTGTGAGTATATTATTTACTGCGTAAAAGGTAAGGATGTCAGACACTCACAGGATGAAGAGATGTATAAATACAAAGGTAATACCGATCGTAGTCATTAACTGATCATTCGAGCATTTTTCCTACGCTATTTCTGATCACTTACTTAGTGTGATTGGGGTGATGATAGGAAACTTAACTTCTTAAACAACAAAATAAAAAGAGGCCAATACATTGTATTGGCCTCTTTTTTAAATTAGACAGTAAGCGTTAATTATTTGCTTAGGTCTTCAGCGTGCTCAGATAGGAATGCTGCAACACCTGTTGGAGATGCGTCCATACCTGCTTTGCCTTCTTCCCATTGTGCTGGACATACTTCACCGTTTTTCTGGTGGAAGTTCAAGGCATCAACCATACGTAGCATTTCGTCGATGTTACGACCTAGAGGAAGATCGTTAACGACTTGGTGACGGACTAGGCCGTCTTCGTCGATTAGGAAAGAACCACGGAAAGCAACACCTGCTTCTGGATGCTCAACATCGTATGCTTTACAGATTTCGTGTTTAATATCAGCAACTAGTGGGTACTTAACTTGACCAATGCCACCGTCGTCGATAGCAGTGTTACGCCATGCGTTATGTGAGAATTGAGAATCGATAGAAACACCGATAACTTCAACACCCTTGTCTTGGAAGTCTTGGAAACGGTTGTCGAACGCGATCAACTCAGATGGGCAAACGAAAGTGAAGTCTAGTGGGTAGAAGAAAACTACCGCTTTTTTACCTTTAGTGAATTCTGAAAAGTTAAAGTTTTCAACGATTTCACCATTGCCTAGAACAGCTGCTGCTGTGAAGTCTGGTGCTTGGCGGCCTACTAATACCATTTTGAGCTCCTAAATATGTAATGATGCCTATCTTTTAGGCTGAGTTCATGTTTCTACGGGACAAACTATAATACACAATGTACCATTGAAAAAAGCGAAATAAATAGATTAACTTAATCGAAAAAAGCGATGTTTAAAAATTGTTAAGCAACGCACATATTGACAGATAATATACGGTAAACATTGAACTTTTATGAACAAGTGGCCCAGTCTCAAACAGCTTCATTACCTGATAACTCTTCATGAAACACGCCATTTTGGTGAGGCTGCACAACAGTGCTTTGTGAGTCAGTCCACCCTAAGTAAGGGCATTCAAAATTTAGAAGAGCAGTTTGGCTGCTCTCTATACGAAAAGAAAGATAAGCGAAGTACGTTAGTGTTCACCCATATTGGTGAAATGGTAGTTAAGCAGGGACGAGAGTTACTGACCAAAAGCCAAGATATTATGGAGTTGGGGCAATTAGCTTGTGGCAGTGCAATGCAGGGGCAACTTAGGCTAGGGGCAATCCCCACAATAGCCCCTTTTTTATTGAGCAGTTTAGTGCATGAGGTGAACAACAATTTTCCTGAACTGACGTTACTGCTAAGAGAAGATACCACGGCTAATTTATTGACCGCGTTGCAAAATGGGCAGTTGGATGTCTTAGTGTTAGCCTTGCCGATGGACATTGGCAACTTTGCGAGCAAAATTGTCGGAAGAGACCAATTTCGAATGGTGATCAGTGAGTCTCAAGCACAGAGTGTGCGAACCCCTTTGCATTATTCTGATTTACCGGATGAGTCGGTATTTTTACTGGAGAAAGAGCACTGTTTAACTGAACATGCGGTTTCTGCCTGTAATTTGACGGAGAAAAGTAAGATTAACCCTTTTACCGCAACCAGTTTGCATACTTTAGTGCAGATGGTAGCTAACGGATTAGGGACCACATTTATTCCGCAAATGGCCATAGATCATGGATTATTAGCTAACCAAGCCTTAAAAGTGATTGACCCACCCGGACGCCAAGCGTACCGCAATATTGGCTTGGTATGGAGACCGAGCAGTACACGCACAGACACTTTTATGCAGCTTGCCGATGTCATAGAAACATTATTAGAAAAGTAATTTTTAACGGCAAATTGAAAGATCCAACGGTGGGGGACACCAATAGGCTGATAGAAATATCGGCTAATTATTTGCTCCCTTATAGCGGGTAGTCTTTACTAAATAAAAGGGTAGGGGGTGTACCATGCAAAAGCGTCAGTTCGATCAATGGATTCATGCTGATATTGAGCGACACTTGGCAGTGCCTAAAGTGTTTGTTATCGGCTGCTCGGATCTTTCTACTTATCAACTTGCCGTTGAGTTTAAGCACAAATTAGAGCCGATACGAGAAGATGGGAAGCCTATCTCTTTTTCTTCATTAGACGTCATTCGAGATGAGTTGATCAAACTGGGTTTAGACCGTGCCTATTTACGTTTACATAATGCCTATGATGAGTTTGGATCATCTGTTGAGCGTAGTTATTGTGATATTGAACTGTCACTAAAAAATGACTCGCTCTAAATAGTTGTCAATCAAAGGTTATCTTGCTGAGTGAGTATTGAGTGAGTGAAGCGACTGCGAAGATAAAAGCCTCTCGGCAGTGTCTTTATTTTTTTTCCATTGGCCCCATAAGCGTCAGTTAAAGCTCGGCTATTGGCTGCTTTTGGCCGAATTTGCATGACTTCCCCATGCCTGGCGTTGATTTCATGAATACGACCTGTTGCGATCATTTCCATCAACTCTTCCCAATCTTGTTGTAATAAAGTTTGTTCTTCTTCTGAAGGAGTCCAAAGCTTAGCAAAGCCCACGTGTCGCTCTGCAATGGGTAACTCTCTTTCCCCTTCAACTGGCACCCATAGAACTTTGCTTAGCTTTTGTTTTACATGACTTTGCTGCCAAGTAAGGCCGTGAATGCCTGTCAGCGCAGCCACACAGACAAAAGTACTTTCTAAAGGTTTACCGCTATAACTGAGAGGGATCGTTTTTAATTCTATTCCTAAATGAGCAAAGTCTTGCTCTGGGCGACTTCCAGCCTGTGCACCTAGGTGCATCTCAATGAGTTGTCCTACCCAGCCTTTATCTCGACGAAGATCTTGTGGAACAGCGATGCCCACCTCTTCGGCTAACTCCGCGAAAGAATACCCAGCAAGCTGTTCAGCCCGCTGTAAGAGCTCCAATTCTGTTTTAGGGGGAGTTTTCAACACGTTAGTTTTCCAAGTGAGTAAAAGATCTTTAAATGAGCAAGATCGTTGAAGATAAA from Vibrio rarus includes the following:
- the phoU gene encoding phosphate signaling complex protein PhoU — its product is MQTGRHISGQYNVELEAIRSHVLTMGGLVEQQLAYALRALVNQDYELAKKVMAEDHNVNAMEVVIDDACTRIIARRQPTAGDLRLVMSIIKTISALESIGDVASRLARTSLDNRSADPRYQNSLEPLCRLAINMLHQVLDAFARLDIDAAAHIYEMDDQVDEAYQNIIRQLTQYMMDEPALIPAILQVMWSARAIERVGDRCQNICEYIIYCVKGKDVRHSQDEEMYKYKGNTDRSH
- a CDS encoding peroxiredoxin C, with product MVLVGRQAPDFTAAAVLGNGEIVENFNFSEFTKGKKAVVFFYPLDFTFVCPSELIAFDNRFQDFQDKGVEVIGVSIDSQFSHNAWRNTAIDDGGIGQVKYPLVADIKHEICKAYDVEHPEAGVAFRGSFLIDEDGLVRHQVVNDLPLGRNIDEMLRMVDALNFHQKNGEVCPAQWEEGKAGMDASPTGVAAFLSEHAEDLSK
- a CDS encoding hydrogen peroxide-inducible genes activator yields the protein MNKWPSLKQLHYLITLHETRHFGEAAQQCFVSQSTLSKGIQNLEEQFGCSLYEKKDKRSTLVFTHIGEMVVKQGRELLTKSQDIMELGQLACGSAMQGQLRLGAIPTIAPFLLSSLVHEVNNNFPELTLLLREDTTANLLTALQNGQLDVLVLALPMDIGNFASKIVGRDQFRMVISESQAQSVRTPLHYSDLPDESVFLLEKEHCLTEHAVSACNLTEKSKINPFTATSLHTLVQMVANGLGTTFIPQMAIDHGLLANQALKVIDPPGRQAYRNIGLVWRPSSTRTDTFMQLADVIETLLEK
- a CDS encoding DUF6482 family protein, encoding MQKRQFDQWIHADIERHLAVPKVFVIGCSDLSTYQLAVEFKHKLEPIREDGKPISFSSLDVIRDELIKLGLDRAYLRLHNAYDEFGSSVERSYCDIELSLKNDSL
- the mutH gene encoding DNA mismatch repair endonuclease MutH, translating into MKTPPKTELELLQRAEQLAGYSFAELAEEVGIAVPQDLRRDKGWVGQLIEMHLGAQAGSRPEQDFAHLGIELKTIPLSYSGKPLESTFVCVAALTGIHGLTWQQSHVKQKLSKVLWVPVEGERELPIAERHVGFAKLWTPSEEEQTLLQQDWEELMEMIATGRIHEINARHGEVMQIRPKAANSRALTDAYGANGKKIKTLPRGFYLRSRFTHSILTQQDNL